In one Thermococcus sp. 2319x1 genomic region, the following are encoded:
- a CDS encoding CidA/LrgA family protein, with product MYKGLTIIFGFLFIGEILSEVFNLPIPGNVIGMVLLTFALLFNVIKLRDVEREAEFLIRNMSVMFIPPGVGVISYWGLIKSQAVPIFGALVISFALTLILTAKLVELLRGGGR from the coding sequence ATGTACAAGGGGCTTACAATAATATTCGGTTTTCTCTTTATTGGAGAAATCCTGAGCGAAGTATTTAATCTCCCAATCCCGGGAAACGTTATCGGAATGGTCCTGCTGACTTTTGCACTATTGTTTAACGTTATAAAGCTAAGAGACGTTGAAAGAGAGGCAGAATTCCTCATAAGAAATATGAGCGTGATGTTCATCCCGCCGGGAGTTGGGGTTATCTCCTACTGGGGACTCATAAAAAGTCAAGCGGTTCCAATTTTTGGAGCTTTGGTCATAAGCTTTGCCCTGACATTGATTTTAACAGCCAAGTTAGTTGAACTTTTAAGAGGTGGGGGAAGATGA
- a CDS encoding DUF2666 family protein, with protein MKIEDHIAFTANHKNWKVGDKLLAMEKHEIAHFLASVSNTATLKIPEYLTEVMNVAGIVSLAEEIGKKEVWEALETLKSPGTSRKLNSMIFEEDKKLKKLLLDVAKALLTREALSKKLSVSYPEDPITDLRTTLIYHDEHVNFTAKHGSWVVVKRLIIDDKTPMADVARILASINETTVAKIPLYAEIDSKGIEQWFGDVKKVKSESEIKTLVDKLFHIPIEHYAPKEFAEHAKIYALRTALQKMGLSIDVPSKSLEKYLERS; from the coding sequence ATGAAAATCGAAGATCACATAGCTTTCACGGCAAACCACAAGAACTGGAAGGTCGGGGATAAGTTGCTAGCAATGGAAAAACACGAGATAGCCCACTTCCTTGCGAGTGTCTCAAATACCGCAACCCTGAAGATACCCGAATATCTAACAGAGGTCATGAACGTTGCTGGGATAGTGAGCCTAGCAGAGGAAATAGGAAAGAAAGAAGTCTGGGAAGCCTTAGAAACCCTGAAATCTCCAGGAACATCAAGAAAACTTAATTCGATGATATTCGAAGAGGACAAAAAGCTCAAAAAACTCCTTCTGGACGTTGCAAAAGCGTTGCTAACAAGGGAAGCACTCTCAAAGAAGCTTTCCGTTAGTTATCCAGAAGACCCCATAACAGACCTGAGAACCACGCTCATATATCACGATGAACATGTAAACTTCACAGCCAAACATGGAAGCTGGGTAGTCGTGAAAAGGCTTATAATAGACGATAAAACTCCAATGGCGGATGTTGCAAGGATTTTAGCAAGCATAAATGAGACAACTGTCGCGAAGATCCCCTTGTATGCCGAGATAGATTCGAAAGGAATAGAACAGTGGTTTGGAGATGTGAAGAAGGTTAAAAGTGAGAGCGAGATAAAAACACTCGTAGATAAGCTCTTCCACATTCCAATAGAGCATTATGCACCAAAAGAATTCGCAGAACATGCAAAAATCTACGCCCTAAGAACCGCCCTCCAGAAGATGGGGCTTTCAATTGACGTCCCCTCAAAGTCCCTTGAAAAGTACCTTGAGAGGAGTTAG
- a CDS encoding transglutaminase-like domain-containing protein, translated as MGSKVIVLLLFLSMISGCISYPRVSPTVNNIPTEECGDVDYYFLGSAIECTITPEEIEALLPVAGELKEGDIREDVWKILEWEESKIEYDFEKASLPPAKITTYPTGKVEISGGSKIQSPSETVNLGRGICTDYTVLTLALLFATNYTEAYALEINFENSETGHAAALVKIDGKFFVLDQRPPVMDLGSYYLHWKKVEGKTISNATLYRVLWNNGAKVEKIGIFHPSDFLREDYTFTNFDASRLAFDLMEAIEDDFPNLRKDENLKSGKPIGYSSGKRWGMTFPNFAMYYNPEFHEQFVGQIYSNLKDTPEILADLGDHSYFWVDVKAEGDDLKIELVLVKGDQKSFNL; from the coding sequence ATGGGCTCAAAGGTAATTGTACTGCTACTTTTCCTCTCCATGATCAGCGGGTGTATTTCTTACCCCCGGGTATCTCCTACAGTCAACAATATTCCCACCGAGGAATGTGGTGATGTCGATTATTACTTCTTGGGCTCTGCCATAGAATGCACAATAACTCCAGAAGAAATAGAGGCCCTTCTTCCAGTTGCAGGTGAGCTAAAGGAGGGGGACATAAGAGAGGATGTGTGGAAAATCCTCGAGTGGGAGGAGAGTAAGATAGAATACGATTTTGAAAAAGCCTCCCTTCCCCCTGCAAAGATAACCACTTATCCAACAGGGAAGGTAGAGATAAGCGGAGGATCAAAAATCCAGAGTCCTTCAGAAACTGTTAATCTTGGAAGGGGAATATGTACGGATTATACAGTTCTAACGCTTGCCCTGTTATTTGCAACGAACTACACTGAAGCTTACGCCCTTGAAATAAATTTTGAAAACAGCGAGACAGGCCATGCAGCAGCTTTGGTAAAGATTGATGGAAAGTTTTTTGTTTTGGATCAGAGACCTCCAGTCATGGACTTGGGGAGCTATTACCTTCACTGGAAGAAGGTTGAAGGAAAGACGATCTCAAATGCCACCCTTTATCGGGTTCTGTGGAACAACGGAGCAAAAGTTGAAAAGATTGGAATCTTCCATCCATCGGACTTCCTGAGAGAGGACTACACTTTCACGAACTTTGATGCAAGCAGACTTGCATTTGATCTTATGGAGGCTATTGAGGATGATTTTCCAAATCTGAGAAAAGATGAAAACCTCAAATCTGGAAAACCTATCGGATATTCCTCTGGAAAAAGGTGGGGGATGACCTTTCCAAATTTCGCCATGTACTATAACCCGGAGTTCCACGAGCAGTTTGTGGGCCAAATTTACTCTAACTTAAAAGATACCCCCGAAATTCTGGCGGATTTGGGGGATCATAGCTATTTCTGGGTCGATGTGAAGGCTGAAGGAGACGACCTTAAGATAGAGCTTGTTTTGGTAAAAGGTGATCAAAAATCTTTTAACCTTTGA
- a CDS encoding CidB/LrgB family autolysis modulator gives MNALGIFLTIAVFYLFSRLYEKKRAFYLNPVMLSIIAIASILHLTGISYESYMESAKILSFFLGPAVVSLAVPLYKQREIIKEYSKQIFAGIAFGGTLAILSAFYVAKLLGGSESVLLSIAPKSITTAIAIGVSEKIGGIPALTAVLVILTGILGNAIGIEMLNAFKIKDRVARGLAMGVTSHGLGTARIILDDELSGAVSGLAMALNGVFTSLILPYLLKLLQ, from the coding sequence ATGAACGCCCTTGGAATTTTTTTAACGATTGCAGTTTTTTACCTCTTTTCAAGGCTTTATGAGAAGAAAAGAGCCTTTTATTTAAATCCCGTTATGCTTTCCATAATTGCAATAGCATCGATTTTACACCTGACTGGGATTAGCTACGAGAGCTACATGGAAAGTGCCAAGATTTTAAGCTTCTTTTTAGGCCCGGCGGTGGTTAGCTTAGCCGTTCCCCTCTATAAGCAGAGAGAAATAATAAAGGAGTACTCAAAGCAGATATTTGCGGGAATAGCATTCGGCGGTACACTAGCAATCCTAAGCGCATTTTATGTTGCAAAGCTTTTAGGAGGAAGTGAGAGCGTCCTTCTAAGCATCGCCCCCAAGAGCATTACAACGGCAATAGCTATTGGCGTCAGCGAAAAGATAGGGGGCATACCAGCATTAACGGCAGTTCTTGTCATACTAACGGGAATACTTGGGAACGCCATCGGAATCGAGATGCTAAATGCTTTCAAAATAAAGGATAGAGTAGCCAGGGGGCTTGCGATGGGAGTTACCTCCCATGGACTCGGAACTGCAAGAATAATACTGGACGATGAACTTTCGGGAGCAGTCAGCGGACTCGCAATGGCACTAAACGGCGTTTTTACTTCCTTAATCCTCCCCTATCTCCTCAAGCTTCTCCAGTAA
- a CDS encoding MarC family protein, giving the protein MIAEVLSSALLMIIMIDPSDKILLVSLLREDFHIEDIKQLIIRANLIGFFLLILFALAGKIILQDIFHIDLNALRVAGGFVLFKIGLEALEGGGMVTLKKEKNILALAAVPVATPLIAGPAAITTAITLTAEYGIEVSALAIVIAILTTALIMIVTLYAVENISKTTLGVFIRIIGLFTMAIGAQMMVEGVGGIFLKLMASTTF; this is encoded by the coding sequence ATGATAGCCGAAGTTCTCAGCTCCGCATTGCTTATGATAATCATGATAGACCCGAGCGATAAAATACTCCTGGTTAGCCTACTTAGGGAAGACTTCCACATAGAGGACATAAAACAGCTCATAATAAGGGCAAACCTCATAGGCTTCTTTCTCCTAATCCTATTCGCCTTGGCGGGGAAGATAATACTGCAGGATATATTCCACATTGACCTGAATGCCCTTAGAGTTGCAGGGGGCTTTGTGCTCTTCAAGATAGGTCTTGAGGCACTGGAAGGCGGTGGAATGGTGACTCTCAAGAAAGAAAAGAACATCCTCGCCTTAGCGGCAGTTCCGGTTGCTACGCCGTTAATAGCCGGTCCAGCGGCGATTACAACTGCAATAACGCTAACGGCAGAATATGGAATAGAAGTTTCCGCCCTAGCTATTGTGATAGCAATACTGACCACGGCCCTCATAATGATAGTAACCCTCTATGCAGTCGAGAATATAAGCAAAACAACGCTCGGTGTGTTTATCAGGATAATCGGTCTCTTTACAATGGCCATTGGAGCCCAAATGATGGTAGAAGGAGTTGGAGGAATATTCCTAAAGCTCATGGCATCAACAACTTTTTAA
- a CDS encoding Tfx family DNA-binding protein encodes MKTFLTEQQIRILRLRAKGLKQSEIAEILGTSRANISILEKRALEKIEKARNTLLLWEHINSKVAIEVKKGEDIFRVPDRLFEKADEVGIKVPYTTAEIIAFLVDNAPIEDRIAKRDFVLFLDTQNRLKVSEHLLEKLEEIGED; translated from the coding sequence ATGAAGACCTTCCTTACAGAACAGCAGATCAGAATACTGCGTTTGAGAGCTAAAGGGTTAAAACAAAGTGAAATAGCCGAAATTTTGGGCACGAGCAGAGCAAACATAAGCATTCTCGAAAAGCGTGCGTTGGAGAAAATTGAAAAAGCCAGAAATACCCTTCTGCTCTGGGAACATATAAACTCCAAAGTTGCCATTGAGGTTAAAAAAGGAGAGGACATATTTAGGGTTCCGGACAGGCTTTTTGAGAAAGCCGACGAGGTTGGAATAAAAGTCCCATACACAACCGCGGAAATCATAGCCTTTCTTGTTGATAACGCTCCAATAGAGGATAGAATAGCAAAAAGGGACTTTGTTCTATTTTTAGATACTCAAAATAGGCTCAAAGTGAGTGAACATTTACTGGAGAAGCTTGAGGAGATAGGGGAGGATTAA
- a CDS encoding glycosyltransferase family 2 protein produces MLPEILLAIIFLWDGYFFINYLLSLLKLYKTRRWAPFVSILIPAYNEGETIAESIKSALSQDYPDFEVIVVDDGSEDDTFEKATSLKDPRLRVFKKTHEGKARALNFGLSKAKGEIIVTTDADSVLSSNALKSLVERFYSPEVVGVGGQVRVLGGSFLERAQDVEHLRIAMFRRAKELEDLSVAPGPLSAFRREALELIGGFVESEVEDYATTKELKKIGKILYAPGARVYTIMPKTLPELWRQRKRWFLGDLKHLGGGLEKELFFLILGDFIALLDVVVPVLLLLNGNLDLLLLFLSYEMLTLFIPTVVEGGSLLNAFLFPVFLWFWALFYLFLHIYGYLRMLLGILNRKI; encoded by the coding sequence ATGCTGCCTGAGATACTCCTCGCGATAATCTTCCTCTGGGATGGATATTTTTTCATCAATTATCTCCTTAGTCTTCTGAAGCTATACAAAACTCGAAGATGGGCTCCTTTTGTGAGTATCTTGATTCCTGCCTACAATGAAGGGGAGACCATTGCTGAGTCCATAAAATCAGCCCTCTCCCAAGATTATCCGGACTTTGAGGTTATTGTAGTTGATGATGGTAGTGAAGATGACACGTTTGAGAAGGCTACATCTCTGAAAGACCCGAGGTTGAGGGTTTTTAAGAAGACCCATGAAGGGAAAGCAAGAGCCCTCAACTTCGGACTCTCGAAGGCAAAGGGGGAGATAATAGTTACCACCGATGCGGATTCCGTTTTGTCATCAAACGCCTTGAAATCTCTTGTGGAGAGGTTTTACTCTCCAGAGGTTGTTGGAGTGGGCGGTCAAGTGAGGGTTTTGGGAGGGTCTTTTTTGGAGAGGGCTCAGGACGTTGAGCATCTCAGAATTGCCATGTTCAGACGGGCTAAGGAACTTGAGGATTTAAGCGTTGCTCCTGGGCCTTTGTCGGCGTTTAGAAGGGAAGCCTTGGAGTTAATTGGTGGATTTGTTGAGAGTGAGGTTGAGGACTACGCAACAACAAAAGAGCTCAAAAAAATTGGGAAGATTCTCTATGCCCCGGGGGCAAGGGTCTACACGATAATGCCGAAAACACTTCCAGAACTTTGGAGGCAGAGAAAGAGGTGGTTTTTGGGCGATTTGAAGCATCTCGGTGGAGGACTGGAAAAGGAGCTCTTTTTCCTTATCTTGGGAGATTTCATTGCTCTTCTCGATGTAGTTGTTCCGGTTTTACTGCTCTTAAATGGAAACCTTGATTTGCTCCTACTGTTCTTGAGTTACGAGATGCTCACCCTTTTTATCCCTACGGTTGTTGAGGGAGGTTCCCTTCTAAATGCTTTTCTCTTTCCGGTGTTTCTATGGTTCTGGGCTCTCTTTTATCTTTTCCTCCACATCTATGGATATCTCCGGATGTTGTTGGGAATTTTGAATAGAAAAATTTGA
- the lonB gene encoding ATP-dependent protease LonB, with the protein MDFQTTEEIKVPEKLIDQVIGQDHAVEVIKTAAKQKRHVLLIGEPGTGKSMLGQAMAELLPTENLEDILVFPNPEDENMPKIKTVPACQGRQIVERYRQKAKEQENIKSYLLLFVLFVVMLAVLMDRSAQTLLFGVFVLIVSLMAISNMRLRNQALVPKLLVDNCGRRKAPFVDATGAHAGALLGDVRHDPFQCFSGEESIVIEKGKEKRVFKLREFVDSALKEPSGEGMDGNIRVVYKDLQGKDVKILTKDGFVKLLYVNRREGKQKLRKIVNLEKDYWLALTSEHKVYTARGLKEAGEITKDDEIIRVPITVLDKFDVAKTYNEEDKLKAYLRWKEYHEKTGNGYKKAAKELGIKESTLRWWAQGAKPDSLKMIEELEKLNLLPLNSEDSRLEKIARILGVLFSDGSIDKNLNTLSFVSSEKEAIELFVKTLGELFGDFDYEIKESREGRGKSILFRTWDRKIIRFFVALGAPAGNKTKVKFELPWWIKLKPSTFLSFMDGFYSGNGSVPRFARYEDGIKFNGSLEIAQLTDELEKKLPFFEEIAWYLSFFGIKAKVRVDEARGKHKVRLILSQSVDNVLNFLEFIPISLSPAKREKFLREVEKYLAAVSESSLVERFGELKERFEKIKRGQRRHFIESWEEVEVTYNVTTETGNLLANGLFVKNSGGLGTPAHERVEPGMIHRAHKGVLFIDEIATLSLKMQQSLLTAMQEKKMPITGQSELSSGAMVRTEPVPCDFILVAAGNLDTVDKMHPALRSRIRGYGYEVYMRTTMPDTLENRRKLVRFVAQEVVKDGKIPHFTKDAVEEIVREAQKRAGRKGHLTLRLRDLGGIIRAAGDIAVREGAKYVTREHVLKALQLARPLEKQLADWYIERKKEYQVIKTEGGEIGRVNGLAVIGEQSGIVLPIEAVVAPAASKEEGKIIVTGKLGEIAKEAVQNVSAIIKRYKGEDISRYDIHVQFLQTYEGVEGDSASISVATAVISALEEVPVKQSVAMTGSLSVRGEVLPVGGVTPKIEAAIEAGIKQVIIPKANEKDVFLSPDKAEKIEIIPVETIDEVLQIALEDSEKKDDLIRRIRGALPLA; encoded by the coding sequence ATGGATTTTCAAACTACTGAGGAAATTAAAGTTCCTGAAAAGTTGATAGATCAGGTCATCGGTCAAGATCATGCTGTTGAAGTGATAAAAACTGCAGCAAAGCAAAAAAGACACGTACTGTTGATAGGCGAACCGGGTACGGGTAAATCCATGTTAGGCCAAGCCATGGCGGAACTCCTCCCAACTGAAAACCTTGAGGACATTCTCGTTTTTCCAAACCCAGAAGACGAAAATATGCCCAAAATAAAGACCGTACCAGCATGTCAGGGCAGACAAATAGTAGAGCGCTATAGACAAAAGGCAAAGGAGCAAGAAAACATAAAGTCCTATTTGCTGCTTTTTGTGCTCTTTGTGGTCATGCTTGCGGTTCTCATGGATCGCTCGGCCCAAACTTTGCTCTTTGGAGTCTTCGTGCTCATTGTCTCACTGATGGCCATATCGAACATGAGGCTTAGGAATCAAGCCCTGGTGCCGAAGCTCCTCGTTGATAACTGCGGAAGGAGAAAAGCCCCATTTGTTGACGCAACCGGAGCTCATGCTGGGGCTCTGCTTGGAGACGTTAGACACGACCCGTTCCAATGTTTTAGCGGCGAGGAGAGCATCGTAATTGAAAAAGGCAAAGAGAAAAGAGTGTTCAAACTTAGGGAGTTCGTTGATAGTGCCCTCAAAGAGCCCTCTGGAGAAGGAATGGACGGAAATATTAGGGTGGTTTATAAGGATCTCCAGGGAAAGGACGTAAAAATACTTACAAAGGATGGATTTGTAAAGCTCCTCTATGTCAATAGAAGGGAAGGAAAGCAAAAGCTTAGAAAAATAGTAAACCTTGAAAAGGATTACTGGCTTGCATTAACATCTGAACACAAAGTGTACACGGCAAGAGGTCTTAAAGAAGCTGGAGAGATAACCAAGGATGACGAAATAATAAGGGTACCCATTACAGTTCTCGACAAGTTTGATGTTGCTAAAACCTATAATGAGGAAGATAAACTCAAAGCTTACCTCCGCTGGAAGGAGTATCACGAAAAAACTGGTAATGGTTACAAGAAAGCTGCAAAGGAGCTTGGCATCAAGGAAAGTACACTTCGCTGGTGGGCTCAGGGAGCAAAGCCAGACTCACTCAAAATGATAGAGGAGCTTGAAAAGCTCAACTTACTTCCATTAAACAGTGAAGACAGCAGACTCGAGAAGATAGCAAGGATTTTGGGTGTTCTCTTTAGCGATGGAAGCATCGATAAAAACCTCAATACTTTGAGCTTTGTTTCGAGCGAAAAGGAAGCCATTGAGCTTTTTGTGAAAACACTTGGCGAACTCTTTGGAGATTTCGATTACGAGATTAAAGAGAGCCGCGAGGGCAGAGGGAAGAGCATTCTTTTTAGAACATGGGACAGAAAAATCATAAGGTTCTTTGTTGCACTTGGTGCACCGGCTGGCAATAAGACCAAAGTCAAGTTTGAGCTTCCGTGGTGGATCAAGCTTAAGCCATCGACCTTCCTCTCCTTCATGGATGGTTTCTATAGCGGCAATGGTAGTGTACCGAGGTTTGCTCGTTACGAAGACGGCATAAAATTCAACGGAAGTCTTGAAATAGCTCAGCTTACCGATGAGCTTGAAAAGAAGCTCCCGTTCTTTGAGGAAATAGCGTGGTACTTAAGCTTCTTTGGGATTAAAGCGAAAGTCAGGGTGGATGAAGCGAGGGGTAAACACAAGGTGAGGCTCATATTGTCCCAGTCCGTAGACAATGTACTCAACTTCCTTGAGTTCATTCCGATAAGCCTTTCTCCAGCAAAGAGAGAAAAGTTCCTTAGAGAAGTCGAGAAATACCTGGCGGCTGTTTCAGAATCAAGCCTTGTCGAAAGGTTTGGAGAGCTTAAGGAGCGTTTTGAAAAGATTAAAAGGGGACAGAGAAGGCACTTCATCGAAAGCTGGGAGGAAGTAGAGGTTACTTACAACGTAACTACAGAGACAGGGAATCTACTTGCCAATGGTCTATTTGTTAAGAACTCTGGAGGTCTTGGCACCCCAGCTCACGAAAGAGTTGAGCCCGGAATGATTCACAGGGCTCACAAAGGTGTGCTCTTCATAGATGAGATAGCCACCCTTAGTTTGAAAATGCAGCAAAGCCTTCTTACTGCCATGCAGGAGAAGAAAATGCCCATAACGGGACAGAGCGAGCTTTCGAGTGGTGCCATGGTGAGGACAGAGCCAGTGCCATGTGATTTCATCTTGGTAGCTGCAGGAAACTTGGATACTGTTGATAAGATGCATCCCGCTCTGCGTTCTAGAATTAGGGGATATGGTTATGAAGTTTATATGAGGACCACAATGCCAGATACACTCGAAAACAGAAGAAAGCTCGTACGTTTTGTTGCCCAAGAGGTTGTGAAGGACGGCAAGATACCCCACTTTACCAAGGATGCCGTTGAAGAGATAGTTAGGGAAGCCCAAAAGAGAGCGGGCAGGAAGGGTCATCTTACCTTGAGGCTTAGAGACCTCGGAGGAATAATAAGGGCCGCTGGTGATATAGCCGTTAGAGAAGGTGCCAAGTACGTTACTAGGGAACACGTACTAAAGGCGTTACAGCTCGCCAGGCCCCTTGAAAAGCAGTTGGCAGATTGGTACATAGAAAGAAAGAAGGAGTATCAGGTCATAAAAACAGAGGGTGGCGAAATAGGAAGGGTAAATGGCCTTGCCGTTATAGGGGAACAGAGCGGTATTGTGTTGCCTATTGAAGCCGTAGTTGCTCCAGCGGCAAGCAAAGAGGAGGGTAAGATAATTGTAACCGGTAAGCTTGGAGAGATAGCGAAGGAAGCTGTCCAAAACGTTTCAGCCATAATAAAGCGTTACAAGGGAGAGGACATTAGCAGATATGACATCCACGTTCAGTTCCTTCAAACATATGAGGGTGTTGAAGGTGATTCCGCAAGCATAAGCGTTGCAACGGCAGTTATTTCAGCCCTTGAAGAAGTTCCCGTAAAGCAGAGCGTTGCCATGACCGGTTCACTGAGTGTCAGGGGAGAAGTTTTGCCCGTTGGCGGGGTTACGCCAAAAATAGAGGCGGCAATTGAAGCGGGGATAAAGCAGGTTATAATTCCAAAGGCAAACGAGAAGGATGTCTTCTTAAGCCCGGACAAAGCTGAAAAGATCGAAATAATCCCTGTTGAGACAATTGATGAAGTGCTCCAGATAGCCCTTGAGGACTCGGAAAAGAAAGATGACCTGATAAGAAGGATTAGGGGAGCATTGCCCCTCGCTTAA
- a CDS encoding RidA family protein — translation MVKKSAIYTENAPKPIGPYSQAVLVENPDKILFISGQIPINPETGEVVKGDIKEQARQAIENLIAILEAAGATVDDVVKVNVYLEDIKDFEEFNKVYEEYFGHSKPARAVVEVGKLPKGVKVEIEAIAIFE, via the coding sequence ATGGTAAAGAAGAGTGCAATTTATACCGAAAATGCCCCAAAACCAATAGGGCCCTACAGCCAGGCAGTTCTAGTTGAGAATCCCGACAAGATACTCTTCATCTCAGGGCAGATTCCAATAAACCCAGAGACGGGAGAAGTTGTTAAAGGCGACATAAAGGAACAGGCAAGACAGGCAATAGAGAACCTAATAGCAATCCTAGAAGCTGCGGGAGCAACGGTAGATGATGTGGTAAAGGTCAACGTTTACTTGGAGGATATAAAAGACTTTGAAGAGTTCAACAAGGTGTACGAAGAATACTTTGGGCATTCAAAGCCAGCCAGGGCAGTAGTAGAGGTGGGAAAACTGCCAAAGGGAGTTAAGGTAGAGATAGAAGCAATAGCGATCTTTGAGTGA
- the tgtA gene encoding tRNA guanosine(15) transglycosylase TgtA: protein MNFKFEIKARDAAGRIGKIEVNGKKLETPAIMPVVNPKQLIVTPKELKEMGFDVIITNSYIIYKDEELREKALEKGIHELLDYDGIVEVDSGSFQLMRYGGIDITNREIIEFQHKIGVDIGTFLDIPTIPDAPREKAEEDLRITLERAKEAEELKKIAMNATVQGSTYPDLRTYAAKKLSEMNFEIHPIGAVVPLMEGYRYRDLVDVVIASKIGLRPDRPVHLFGAGHPMIFALAVAMGIDLFDSASYALYAKDDRYMTPEGTKRLEELEYFPCSCPVCSRHTPQEMREMPKEERTRLLALHNLWVIREELNRVKQAIKEGTLWELVDERSRSHPKMFAAYKRLLEYKDYLEENEPITKASAFFKVSEEIMRTPIVLRAKQRAERIKGKFPETISHPIFGKIPKYLSLTFPFAQSEGEEDFTIEKPSEEEAKLYVQAVAEYQFGEGASEAFKDVFVELSRKTGMPRQIKAKGKHIATFRAEDGLLTLGIEGAKRLHKVLPYPRMRVVVDEDAEPFARKGKNVFAKFVIDADERIRPYDEVLVVNKNDELLATGQTLLNGKELKIFQQGLAVKVRRGVE, encoded by the coding sequence ATGAACTTTAAATTTGAGATAAAAGCGCGAGATGCCGCGGGAAGGATAGGAAAAATTGAGGTTAACGGGAAAAAGCTCGAAACTCCAGCTATTATGCCCGTTGTTAATCCCAAGCAGCTCATAGTGACCCCTAAAGAGCTCAAAGAAATGGGTTTCGACGTTATAATCACAAACTCCTACATAATTTACAAGGACGAAGAGCTGAGAGAGAAAGCCCTTGAAAAAGGCATTCACGAACTTCTGGATTACGATGGCATAGTGGAAGTCGATTCAGGAAGCTTTCAGCTTATGAGGTATGGGGGAATTGACATAACCAACAGAGAGATTATAGAGTTCCAGCACAAGATAGGCGTTGACATAGGGACGTTTCTTGACATCCCAACAATTCCAGATGCTCCGAGAGAAAAAGCTGAAGAGGACCTTAGGATAACCCTTGAGAGGGCAAAGGAAGCTGAGGAGCTCAAAAAAATAGCCATGAACGCTACAGTTCAGGGATCAACGTATCCCGACTTGAGAACCTATGCGGCAAAAAAGCTAAGTGAAATGAACTTTGAGATTCATCCGATTGGTGCTGTAGTGCCTTTAATGGAGGGCTACCGCTATAGGGATTTGGTTGATGTTGTAATAGCGTCAAAGATCGGGCTAAGACCGGATAGACCTGTTCACCTCTTCGGCGCCGGGCATCCAATGATATTTGCTCTGGCGGTTGCTATGGGAATTGACCTCTTTGATTCGGCAAGCTACGCCCTTTACGCTAAAGACGACCGTTACATGACGCCTGAAGGAACCAAAAGGCTTGAAGAGCTTGAGTATTTCCCATGCTCGTGTCCCGTCTGTTCTCGCCATACACCGCAGGAGATGCGCGAGATGCCAAAGGAGGAGAGAACGAGGCTCTTGGCCCTTCACAACCTCTGGGTCATTAGGGAAGAGCTCAATAGAGTGAAGCAGGCAATAAAGGAGGGAACCCTCTGGGAGCTTGTGGATGAGCGCTCGAGGTCTCATCCAAAAATGTTTGCGGCTTACAAAAGATTGCTTGAATACAAAGACTACCTCGAGGAGAACGAGCCGATAACAAAGGCCTCTGCCTTTTTCAAGGTTAGTGAAGAGATCATGAGAACTCCCATAGTTTTGAGAGCAAAGCAAAGGGCAGAAAGGATAAAAGGAAAGTTCCCGGAGACAATCAGCCATCCCATTTTTGGCAAAATCCCAAAATACCTGAGCCTAACTTTCCCGTTTGCCCAGAGCGAGGGAGAAGAGGACTTCACAATAGAGAAGCCCTCAGAGGAGGAAGCGAAGCTTTACGTTCAGGCTGTTGCCGAATATCAGTTTGGCGAAGGGGCGAGTGAGGCCTTTAAAGATGTTTTTGTCGAGCTCTCCAGAAAGACCGGAATGCCAAGACAGATAAAAGCCAAAGGCAAGCACATAGCAACTTTTAGAGCGGAAGACGGTCTTTTGACCCTTGGAATTGAAGGGGCAAAAAGACTTCACAAAGTTCTCCCCTATCCAAGAATGAGGGTTGTTGTTGATGAAGACGCGGAGCCCTTTGCAAGAAAGGGGAAGAACGTCTTTGCGAAGTTTGTGATTGATGCTGATGAGAGAATAAGGCCATACGATGAGGTTTTGGTTGTGAATAAGAACGATGAGCTTTTGGCAACAGGTCAAACTCTCTTAAACGGCAAAGAACTTAAGATATTCCAGCAGGGGCTTGCGGTAAAAGTTAGAAGGGGAGTTGAGTGA